In the Perca flavescens isolate YP-PL-M2 chromosome 20, PFLA_1.0, whole genome shotgun sequence genome, one interval contains:
- the ktn1 gene encoding kinectin isoform X2 has product MAVDIYDSQYLLILAPSLVIALMFLFFWLFMKETSYDEVLARQKRDLKLPPSKPDTRKKNEKKKSKKKESVSGGGGESEEELRDFDVADGANSSTLEVEEEPALVATPDPAPPTTIPYVPVLVSPEAPAGLRERKKKEKKAAKAAAAAAAAAAAAATTPSSEEPEVNGSKPVNRKTEPFLAAGKQFSPPTPQLEVQVQVQAAQAPVQAPTPPQISGKKKEKKKQKAEPVTVDDQQPEVKAEQAPAPVKKEAPIVAETKVLDGATPSATSGRKKNSAKRQKTEHDEAHVLADSAASANHQAGHNDDVHSKGSGKKQKNETDKENTEVKLKELLSGLSSLALSEAEAVSVIALLGEKSPNALDAWHKSAARPDPAAQERERLLTTLQEEASIAKDKVKQLSQELQVEKQKTGRVEAMMREQRGAMEKELGSMQGKAQGSYQELQTMQIKFQQVREQLESQITRLQQENGILRDAVSSATNQMESKNSAELNKLRSEYAGLMKELADNNSKLQQEEHQRKSLEVNYKQNVSQLEAQLQDAQRRWEEVQKFLHSVNAEREKLQASKQELHSQLLAVETEMNNKSKEIQTLHSSLTEAMVSKELLEQRVMELMEMSQHSMPDDSMQARVQDLMNENKGLQVHSETLQVQNETLHAQISSQVTHVSHIEELQKLLADKELQRKSLEDSLNAERSSGASRETNMQALHNENMSLKVEIQNLQAQISDQTASKLALDQFEKSVREKEDNMKTVEDLLEKGLIEVANKEEELKAIRKENEALKQEIETLQRKTAEQASSESIVEELHSKIQEKDVKLKSLEESLQTAQDSSSTREKTIEVLEQQLAALQVEVEQLRQKETSEELTKFGTQIQELQAQLAAKDHEIQMLQAELEARTKELSEKVEQIHQQQSHTAVPSPELLTALSEKEKQVSDLQGELAELRESLELHRKKNNELREKNWSAMEALSATEAMLQGKLSKAVKENQTALAMCQAECRDVLHRLLPHVPLPNEQNHQEWLHRFEGAVAESSAAQSTPASGDPKGLAEKLKEAEEAQRILQKDCETYKKVLAETEGILQRLQNSVEQEESRWRVKLELSQGELREMSLKVTALEQDVERLTDGAELENLRRGKEHLESELERAERESATYVTEVRELKDLLTELQTRLDGSYTEAIRQNEELNLLKTQLTETLSKLETEENERQKVAGDLYTAQQSLDLIQGELSKVTDNSDDLIENSSLSSQREEIDRKEKMTAGLNQTVRELQQLLQGVSRQLAKRKEGEADKDLPKV; this is encoded by the exons ATGGCGGTGGATATCTACGACTCGCAGTACCTGCTCATCCTGGCCCCTTCCCTAGTCATCGCCCTCATGTTCCTCTTCTTCTGGCTCTTCATGAAGGAAACCTCCTACGATGAGGTGCTGGCCAGGCAGAAACGCGACCTCAAGCTACCACCATCTAAGCCTGACACCCGtaagaagaatgaaaaaaagaagagcaagAAGAAGGAGAGTGTCAGCGGAGGTGGAGGGGAGTCAGAAGAGGAGCTTCGGGATTTTGATGTGGCTGATGGTGCCAACAGCTCCACTTTGGAGGTAGAAGAGGAACCTGCACTAGTGGCTACTCCAGATCCTGCTCCTCCAACAACTATTCCCTATGTGCCTGTTTTGGTGTCACCTGAGGCTCCTGCTGGtctgagggagagaaagaagaaggagaaaaaggCTGCCAAGGCCGCcgcagctgctgctgccgcagctgctgctgccgctACTACTCCTTCTTCTGAGGAGCCAGAAGTAAACGGCTCAAAGCCGGTCAACCGCAAGACAGAGCCATTCCTGGCTGCAGGAAAACAGTTCAGCCCTCCAACTCCCCAGCTTGAGGTTCAGGTACAGGTCCAAGCCGCTCAGGCTCCTGTTCAGGCTCCGACGCCTCCACAGATTtctggaaagaaaaaggagaagaagaaacaaaaagCAGAGCCAG TTACAGTGGATGACCAGCAGCCAGAGGTTAAGGCTGAGCAGGCTCCAGCTCCAGTCAAGAAGGAAGCTCCCATTGTGGCGGAAACCAAAGTTCTGGACGGTGCAACCCCAAGTGCTACCAGTGGCAGGAAGAAGAACTCTGCCAAGAGGCAGAAGACTGAGCATG ATGAAGCCCATGTGCTGGCTGACTCAGCAGCTTCTGCGAACCACCAGGCAGGCCATAACGATGATGTACATTCCAAAGGGAGTGGCAAGAAACAGAAGAATGAGACTGACAAAG AGAACACGGAGGTGAAGCTGAAGGAGCTGCTGTCGGGTCTGtccagcctggctctgtccgagGCCGAGGCTGTCAGTGTGATAGCTCTCCTCGGGGAGAAGAGCCCTAATGCTTTGGATGCTTGGCACAAA TCTGCGGCTAGGCCTGACCCAGCTGCACAGGAACGAGAGAGACTTCTTACAACTCTGCAGGAGGAGGCTTCCATTGCCAAGGACAAAGTGAAACAGCTTAGTCAG GAACTTCAAGTTGAGAAGCAAAAGACAGGCCGGGTGGAGGCCATGATGAGAGAGCAACGTGGAGCCATGGAGAAAGAACTGGGTAGCATGCAGGGCAAAGCACAAGGCAGCTACCAGGAGCTCCAGACCATGCAGATAAAG TTTCAGCAGGTAAGGGAGCAGCTGGAAAGCCAGATCACTCGACTGCAGCAGGAGAACGGCATCCTGAGGGACGCAGTCAGCTCTGCCACCAACCAGATGGAGAGCAA GAATTCTGCAGAGCTGAACAAGCTGCGTTCTGAGTATGCCGGCCTGATGAAAGAGCTGGCGGACAACAACAGCAAGCTGCAGCAGGAGGAGCACCAGAGGAAGTCACTAGAGGTCAACTATAAGCAGAACGTGTCCCAGCTGGAG GCCCAACTGCAGGATGCTCAGCGACGTTGGGAGGAAGTGCAGAAGTTCCTCCACAGTGTTaatgctgagagagagaaacttcAGGCCTCAAAGCAAG AGCTTCACAGCCAGCTGTTGGCAGTGGAGACCGAGATGAACAACAAGAGCAAGGAGATCCAGACCCTACACAGCAGCCTGACTGAAGCAATGGTTTCCAAGGAGCTGCTGGAGCAGAGAGTGATGGAGCTTATGGAGATGTCCCAGCACAGTATGCCTGATGACTCAATGCAAGCCCGGGTTCAG GACCTTATGAATGAAAACAAAGGTCTTCAGGTCCATAGCGAGACCCTGCAAGTCCAGAATGAGACCCTGCATGCCCAGATCTCATCACAG GTCACCCATGTCTCTCACATTGAGGAGCTACAGAAGCT ATTGGCTGATAAGGAGTTGCAGAGAAAGAGCCTGGAGGATTCTTTAAATGCGGAGAGAAGCAGTGGGGCCAGTAGGGAAACTAACATGCAG GCCTTGCACAATGAGAACATGTCACTGAAGGTAGAGATTCAGAATCTGCAGGCACAGATTTCTGATCAG ACTGCCTCCAAACTGGCTTTGGACCAGTTCgaaaaaag TGTCCGGGAGAAGGAGGACAACATGAAAACCGTAGAGGACCTTCTGGAGAAGGGCCTGATTGAGGTGGCCAACAAGGAGGAAGAGCTCAAg GCTATAAGAAAAGAAAACGAGGCACTAAAACAAGAAATAGAGACCCTTCAGAGAAAGACAGCAGAACAG GCATCATCAGAGTCGATAGTGGAAGAACTTCACAGCAA GATCCAAGAGAAAGATGTGAAGTTAAAATCATTGGAGGAGAGTCTACAGACGGCACAAGACAGCAGCTCTACCAGAGAGAAGACCATTGAG GTTCTGGAGCAGCAGTTGGCTGCCCTGCAGGTAGAGGTAGAGCAGCTGAGACAGAAGGAGACATCAGAAGAGCTGACCAAATTTGGTACCCAGATCCAAGAACTCCAGGCTCA GCTAGCAGCAAAGGACCATGAGATCCAGATGCTGCAGGCTGAGCTGGAGGCAAGGACTAAGGAGCTGAGTGAGAAGGTGGAGCAGATACACCAACAG CAGTCTCACACAGCAGTGCCAAGCCCAGAGCTTCTTACAGC GTTGTCAGAGAAGGAGAAGCAGGTCTCAGATCTCCAGGGTGAGCTGGCTGAGCTGAGGGAATCCCTGGAGCTTCATAGGAAGAAGAACAAC GAGCTTCGGGAGAAAAACTGGAGTGCAATGGAAGCTCTGTCAGCTACCGAGGCCATGCTTCAAGGGAAACTCAGCAAAGCTGTCAAG GAGAACCAGACAGCACTGGCAATGTGTCAGGCTGAGTGTCGAGATGTTCTGCACAGACTTCTGCCCCATGTGCCTCTGCCCAATGAGCAG AACCATCAGGAGTGGCTCCACAGATTTGAGGGGGCAGTAGCTGAAAGCTCAGCTGCACAATCCACCCCTGCATCAGGGGACCCTAAG GGACTGGCCGAGAAGCTGAAAGAAGCCGAGGAAGCTCAAAGGATTCTACAGAAAGACTGTGAGACATACAAGAAGGTGTTGGCAGAGACG GAGGGCATCCTGCAGCGCCTCCAGAACAGCGTGGAGCAGGAGGAGTCTCGCTGGAGGGTGAAGCTGGAGCTATCGCAGGGAGAGCTCcgagag ATGAGCCTGAAAGTCACAGCTCTGGAGCAAGATGTTGAGAGACTAACTGATGGAGCAGAGTTGGAAAAT CTTAGAAGAGGAAAGGAGCACTTGGAGTCTGAGTTGGAGAGGGCGGAGCGTGAGAGTGCCACCTATGTAACAGAGGTCAGAGAG CTCAAAGATCTGTTGACTGAATTGCAGACCAGACTTGATGGCTCATATACAGAGGCTATCAGACAGAATGAGGAGCTGAATTTG CTGAAAACCCAGCTCACGGAGACTCTGTCCAAGCTGGAGACCGAAGAGAACGAGAGGCAAAAGGTGGCTGGTGACCTATATACG GCCCAGCAGTCTCTTGATCTGATCCAAGGGGAGCTCTCAAAAGTGACTGACAACAGTGATGACCTGATAGAGAATAGCAGTCTGTCGTCACAGAGA gaagagatTGACAGAAAGGAGAAAATGACTGCAGGACTGAACCAAACAGTCAGAGAACTGCAGCAGCTGCTACAAGGCGTCAGCCGGCAACTCGCCAAGAGAAAGGAAGGG GAGGCTGACAAAGATCTGCCCAAGGTATAG
- the ktn1 gene encoding kinectin isoform X7, whose product MAVDIYDSQYLLILAPSLVIALMFLFFWLFMKETSYDEVLARQKRDLKLPPSKPDTRKKNEKKKSKKKESVSGGGGESEEELRDFDVADGANSSTLEVEEEPALVATPDPAPPTTIPYVPVLVSPEAPAGLRERKKKEKKAAKAAAAAAAAAAAAATTPSSEEPEVNGSKPVNRKTEPFLAAGKQFSPPTPQLEVQVQVQAAQAPVQAPTPPQISGKKKEKKKQKAEPVTVDDQQPEVKAEQAPAPVKKEAPIVAETKVLDGATPSATSGRKKNSAKRQKTEHVDEAHVLADSAASANHQAGHNDDVHSKGSGKKQKNETDKENTEVKLKELLSGLSSLALSEAEAVSVIALLGEKSPNALDAWHKSAARPDPAAQERERLLTTLQEEASIAKDKVKQLSQELQVEKQKTGRVEAMMREQRGAMEKELGSMQGKAQGSYQELQTMQIKFQQVREQLESQITRLQQENGILRDAVSSATNQMESKNSAELNKLRSEYAGLMKELADNNSKLQQEEHQRKSLEVNYKQNVSQLEAQLQDAQRRWEEVQKFLHSVNAEREKLQASKQELHSQLLAVETEMNNKSKEIQTLHSSLTEAMVSKELLEQRVMELMEMSQHSMPDDSMQARVQDLMNENKGLQVHSETLQVQNETLHAQISSQVTHVSHIEELQKLLADKELQRKSLEDSLNAERSSGASRETNMQALHNENMSLKVEIQNLQAQISDQTASKLALDQFEKSVREKEDNMKTVEDLLEKGLIEVANKEEELKAIRKENEALKQEIETLQRKTAEQASSESIVEELHSKIQEKDVKLKSLEESLQTAQDSSSTREKTIEVLEQQLAALQVEVEQLRQKETSEELTKFGTQIQELQAQLAAKDHEIQMLQAELEARTKELSEKVEQIHQQSHTAVPSPELLTALSEKEKQVSDLQGELAELRESLELHRKKNNELREKNWSAMEALSATEAMLQGKLSKAVKENQTALAMCQAECRDVLHRLLPHVPLPNEQNHQEWLHRFEGAVAESSAAQSTPASGDPKGLAEKLKEAEEAQRILQKDCETYKKVLAETEGILQRLQNSVEQEESRWRVKLELSQGELREMSLKVTALEQDVERLTDGAELENLRRGKEHLESELERAERESATYVTEVRELKTQLTETLSKLETEENERQKVAGDLYTAQQSLDLIQGELSKVTDNSDDLIENSSLSSQREEIDRKEKMTAGLNQTVRELQQLLQGVSRQLAKRKEGEADKDLPKV is encoded by the exons ATGGCGGTGGATATCTACGACTCGCAGTACCTGCTCATCCTGGCCCCTTCCCTAGTCATCGCCCTCATGTTCCTCTTCTTCTGGCTCTTCATGAAGGAAACCTCCTACGATGAGGTGCTGGCCAGGCAGAAACGCGACCTCAAGCTACCACCATCTAAGCCTGACACCCGtaagaagaatgaaaaaaagaagagcaagAAGAAGGAGAGTGTCAGCGGAGGTGGAGGGGAGTCAGAAGAGGAGCTTCGGGATTTTGATGTGGCTGATGGTGCCAACAGCTCCACTTTGGAGGTAGAAGAGGAACCTGCACTAGTGGCTACTCCAGATCCTGCTCCTCCAACAACTATTCCCTATGTGCCTGTTTTGGTGTCACCTGAGGCTCCTGCTGGtctgagggagagaaagaagaaggagaaaaaggCTGCCAAGGCCGCcgcagctgctgctgccgcagctgctgctgccgctACTACTCCTTCTTCTGAGGAGCCAGAAGTAAACGGCTCAAAGCCGGTCAACCGCAAGACAGAGCCATTCCTGGCTGCAGGAAAACAGTTCAGCCCTCCAACTCCCCAGCTTGAGGTTCAGGTACAGGTCCAAGCCGCTCAGGCTCCTGTTCAGGCTCCGACGCCTCCACAGATTtctggaaagaaaaaggagaagaagaaacaaaaagCAGAGCCAG TTACAGTGGATGACCAGCAGCCAGAGGTTAAGGCTGAGCAGGCTCCAGCTCCAGTCAAGAAGGAAGCTCCCATTGTGGCGGAAACCAAAGTTCTGGACGGTGCAACCCCAAGTGCTACCAGTGGCAGGAAGAAGAACTCTGCCAAGAGGCAGAAGACTGAGCATG TAGATGAAGCCCATGTGCTGGCTGACTCAGCAGCTTCTGCGAACCACCAGGCAGGCCATAACGATGATGTACATTCCAAAGGGAGTGGCAAGAAACAGAAGAATGAGACTGACAAAG AGAACACGGAGGTGAAGCTGAAGGAGCTGCTGTCGGGTCTGtccagcctggctctgtccgagGCCGAGGCTGTCAGTGTGATAGCTCTCCTCGGGGAGAAGAGCCCTAATGCTTTGGATGCTTGGCACAAA TCTGCGGCTAGGCCTGACCCAGCTGCACAGGAACGAGAGAGACTTCTTACAACTCTGCAGGAGGAGGCTTCCATTGCCAAGGACAAAGTGAAACAGCTTAGTCAG GAACTTCAAGTTGAGAAGCAAAAGACAGGCCGGGTGGAGGCCATGATGAGAGAGCAACGTGGAGCCATGGAGAAAGAACTGGGTAGCATGCAGGGCAAAGCACAAGGCAGCTACCAGGAGCTCCAGACCATGCAGATAAAG TTTCAGCAGGTAAGGGAGCAGCTGGAAAGCCAGATCACTCGACTGCAGCAGGAGAACGGCATCCTGAGGGACGCAGTCAGCTCTGCCACCAACCAGATGGAGAGCAA GAATTCTGCAGAGCTGAACAAGCTGCGTTCTGAGTATGCCGGCCTGATGAAAGAGCTGGCGGACAACAACAGCAAGCTGCAGCAGGAGGAGCACCAGAGGAAGTCACTAGAGGTCAACTATAAGCAGAACGTGTCCCAGCTGGAG GCCCAACTGCAGGATGCTCAGCGACGTTGGGAGGAAGTGCAGAAGTTCCTCCACAGTGTTaatgctgagagagagaaacttcAGGCCTCAAAGCAAG AGCTTCACAGCCAGCTGTTGGCAGTGGAGACCGAGATGAACAACAAGAGCAAGGAGATCCAGACCCTACACAGCAGCCTGACTGAAGCAATGGTTTCCAAGGAGCTGCTGGAGCAGAGAGTGATGGAGCTTATGGAGATGTCCCAGCACAGTATGCCTGATGACTCAATGCAAGCCCGGGTTCAG GACCTTATGAATGAAAACAAAGGTCTTCAGGTCCATAGCGAGACCCTGCAAGTCCAGAATGAGACCCTGCATGCCCAGATCTCATCACAG GTCACCCATGTCTCTCACATTGAGGAGCTACAGAAGCT ATTGGCTGATAAGGAGTTGCAGAGAAAGAGCCTGGAGGATTCTTTAAATGCGGAGAGAAGCAGTGGGGCCAGTAGGGAAACTAACATGCAG GCCTTGCACAATGAGAACATGTCACTGAAGGTAGAGATTCAGAATCTGCAGGCACAGATTTCTGATCAG ACTGCCTCCAAACTGGCTTTGGACCAGTTCgaaaaaag TGTCCGGGAGAAGGAGGACAACATGAAAACCGTAGAGGACCTTCTGGAGAAGGGCCTGATTGAGGTGGCCAACAAGGAGGAAGAGCTCAAg GCTATAAGAAAAGAAAACGAGGCACTAAAACAAGAAATAGAGACCCTTCAGAGAAAGACAGCAGAACAG GCATCATCAGAGTCGATAGTGGAAGAACTTCACAGCAA GATCCAAGAGAAAGATGTGAAGTTAAAATCATTGGAGGAGAGTCTACAGACGGCACAAGACAGCAGCTCTACCAGAGAGAAGACCATTGAG GTTCTGGAGCAGCAGTTGGCTGCCCTGCAGGTAGAGGTAGAGCAGCTGAGACAGAAGGAGACATCAGAAGAGCTGACCAAATTTGGTACCCAGATCCAAGAACTCCAGGCTCA GCTAGCAGCAAAGGACCATGAGATCCAGATGCTGCAGGCTGAGCTGGAGGCAAGGACTAAGGAGCTGAGTGAGAAGGTGGAGCAGATACACCAACAG TCTCACACAGCAGTGCCAAGCCCAGAGCTTCTTACAGC GTTGTCAGAGAAGGAGAAGCAGGTCTCAGATCTCCAGGGTGAGCTGGCTGAGCTGAGGGAATCCCTGGAGCTTCATAGGAAGAAGAACAAC GAGCTTCGGGAGAAAAACTGGAGTGCAATGGAAGCTCTGTCAGCTACCGAGGCCATGCTTCAAGGGAAACTCAGCAAAGCTGTCAAG GAGAACCAGACAGCACTGGCAATGTGTCAGGCTGAGTGTCGAGATGTTCTGCACAGACTTCTGCCCCATGTGCCTCTGCCCAATGAGCAG AACCATCAGGAGTGGCTCCACAGATTTGAGGGGGCAGTAGCTGAAAGCTCAGCTGCACAATCCACCCCTGCATCAGGGGACCCTAAG GGACTGGCCGAGAAGCTGAAAGAAGCCGAGGAAGCTCAAAGGATTCTACAGAAAGACTGTGAGACATACAAGAAGGTGTTGGCAGAGACG GAGGGCATCCTGCAGCGCCTCCAGAACAGCGTGGAGCAGGAGGAGTCTCGCTGGAGGGTGAAGCTGGAGCTATCGCAGGGAGAGCTCcgagag ATGAGCCTGAAAGTCACAGCTCTGGAGCAAGATGTTGAGAGACTAACTGATGGAGCAGAGTTGGAAAAT CTTAGAAGAGGAAAGGAGCACTTGGAGTCTGAGTTGGAGAGGGCGGAGCGTGAGAGTGCCACCTATGTAACAGAGGTCAGAGAG CTGAAAACCCAGCTCACGGAGACTCTGTCCAAGCTGGAGACCGAAGAGAACGAGAGGCAAAAGGTGGCTGGTGACCTATATACG GCCCAGCAGTCTCTTGATCTGATCCAAGGGGAGCTCTCAAAAGTGACTGACAACAGTGATGACCTGATAGAGAATAGCAGTCTGTCGTCACAGAGA gaagagatTGACAGAAAGGAGAAAATGACTGCAGGACTGAACCAAACAGTCAGAGAACTGCAGCAGCTGCTACAAGGCGTCAGCCGGCAACTCGCCAAGAGAAAGGAAGGG GAGGCTGACAAAGATCTGCCCAAGGTATAG